In the Gorilla gorilla gorilla isolate KB3781 chromosome 1, NHGRI_mGorGor1-v2.1_pri, whole genome shotgun sequence genome, AAAATATAGggcatattttaataataaacacaAACTCCATTTGACATAATAAATTCTGATCAAACTTTTCACTtctttaaatttcagaaaaaactATTTTGCAATCCAGTTGTTTCTTCCTTAAAGAATGCTTTTGGAATATTTGGAGTTGCTTAATAGAGACTGGTTTTGATTGGGAAACATGGCGTTACTTAATAACACAGGCATGACAGCCACGTCTGAATTAGCAACTGATCACATGAGTAAGAAAAACATCTAGTCACGGAAGAAGAGTCAGGGACTGAGAAATAACCATGACAAAGCACAGGGCATCTTTTTACAGAGCCTACAAGAATACACACTTCACTGGACAGGGATTTTAAATTATTGTGTTTGCTGCTATATCCTGAATGCCCAGAACAGGGCCTGGTGTATAgttagtgctcaataaacatttgctaaatgaatCTAAATCTGCTGAGAATAACTCAGCAGAGGAACAATTATTAGACCCTATGAAACAAGTCATAGTTGAGAGAATTTATATATGAACGTTTTGAAATACAGGATAACATAAAGACAAAGCTATTGCTTGGAGaagtcatttaacaaatatttatgtgacAGGCACCATGTGAAGTGCTGAGGATACAACAGTGATCAAAATATACATGATCCCTGCCTTTAAGGAATTTAGAGTCTTGCATGAGTGATACAAGAAAAATTCCTGTGCTAGTCTACTTTATCCCATATAGGAATTGCAAGTCTGTATGACAAAACCttacacactcactcactcaaaaTTTGGTATTTAAAGAGTGTGAAGGTAAATGAATAACTGCTCACTACTCAAAAAAAGGTTAAAGTGTGTAGttcataataaaagaaaactcaCTTACTAATGAATATATAGCATGGCTGAATTCAAAAATACTTATTAAGGAACCTATTTGTGACCATTTCTGTGGGGGATATATAAGGAGTATGTGAAACAGATATAAAATACATAAGCACTATCTTTAAAGAGCTTACATGTCCACATTAAACACTTAggtaatatttaaatatcaggtaaatatacatatacttttAACCTAATTTTACCTAATTACctacacttttaaaattatataaagtgctgggtgttgtggctcatgcctgtaatcccagcactttgggaagctgaagtgagtggattgcttgagccctggagtttgtgaccagccggaacaacatggcaaaaccccatctctactaagaaaatacaaaaattagccaggcgtggtggcacatgcctgtagccccagctactcaggaggataaggtgggaagatcgcttgaacccaggagatggaggttgcagtgagccaagatcgtgccattgcactccagcctgggcaacagaacaagactctgtctcaaaaaaatatatgaaattatataaaaatatttaattatccaAATATGTTTGCCtactttaatataaatatatgaaatatatacttatgttatatggatatatatttaatatggtaagaggtatttaataaatatatttaaggtaAATTAGgtaaacacacatacatgtaatATGTGCTAAAACCATTATGTTACTAAGTGCTTTAGGAGTTTAAAGTACAGAAGAGATTAATGTGATACAGGCTATAAGGATCAGAGAAAGGTTCTTTAAAGAGACAGTTCTTATGGAGGTCTTACAGAACAGGTCCAGCATAAGGCATAATAGACCACTAAGGATAGTAAAGAAGCTGGTGTGGCTACAGAAGAATGTTTGTGAACTAGAGAATGACAGACATTTGCATATTCCTTATTTTCCATATGTAGAGCACAATGCCTTACAAATAACAAGCTCTCAATAACAATGGCTGACTGACGGAAAAATAAGTCAGACTGGATCTTATCTTGTAGTCCCAGATTTAAAAGTTTTTCAGAGAGGAATGCCTTgatgaaaatggcattttataAAGATTGATCTGGCAGCAGTAAAGTCTCCCAAAGAGGCTACTCAAAAAACCACTGCAATACATTGTTGAGTTTTCTCTCATTCATTTCCCTTAATTTATACaagttatataatttaattaattttgtgaATATCTTAGAAATAATCATTGCTTCTAATATGGATGAGTCCTTTACACTGTTCCAACTCAACAAAAACTAATcatactaggaaaaaaaatatattggaaGCATTGTAATGTAATGTACTTCTGGGACATAAATTCTTAACAGTTCTAGGTAGAATCTAATAGCATAAAAGGCACTGCAAAATAAGCTATCCTTGTCTATGGAATGAGAACCATTTCTTCATAAGACTCATTGCTTTTAGATACCTGAGAGTGCTTCTCCTCGTTGTAACACTTCTTCGATATTGGCCACCATGATCCTCTGCACATCTTGCAATTCAGTGTTGATGGAGCCTAGGTTTCTTCGAGCACGACTGTCAATGTAGAGCTTCTTGGTTTTCTGAGTGAAAGTATCTAGAATGATGAAGAAAACTGACCATTTCTTTCATGGCCATCAAAGTACTGAGGTAGGAAATTAAAAGTTCtgagttggccaggcgcggtggctcacacctgtaatcccagcactttgggaggccaaggcaggtggatcatgaggtcaggaaatcgagaccatcctggctaacacagtgaaaccccgtctctactaaaaatataaaaagttagccaggcgtggcggcacacacctataatcccagctactcaggaggctgagccaggagaatcacttgaacttgggaggcagaggttgcagtgagccaagatcacaccaccacactttagcctgggtgacagagcaagactctgtctcaaaaacaaacaaacaaaaaaacccaaaacagttCTGAGTTTATTCCTGGATTTGCCACTGTCCGTGGTTAACCAAACTCTTGGTTGAATATCAAAATCTAGgctttgattatttcatttgtaAGATGTAAAGGTATAATTAGACGACCATTCAGGAGAAATGTCCTTTGAATACCTTTAAATTAGAAGTATTTGCTATCTAAGGCTGCTATCAGAATCCTTAGAGAAATTAAGACCCACTATAGTAAGCCTTTCCTGAAAACAGAAATTTTCAAACAGTATTCTGAGGACCCTTAGGCTAAGTGTTACTTACCTCTACACATTCCTTAAAAGGATGCTGGTAACACTCTAGCATTATTACAGCCTAACATGGCAAAAGGGTTCATGATCATTAAAAAGCTGAGAAACTTTACCTTATTTTCTCTAATATACATTcccagtttcattccattcttaAACCTCAGGTAAAGCAAATATGTAATAGGGAGTTTTCCAAAATACCAATATAAAACTGAACTGAAGTCTCAGCCAGGCACTGTGTCTCACACGtataaatcccagcattttgggaggccaagatgggtggatcacttgaggccaggaattcgagaccagcctggccaacaaggcaaaactcccatctctaccaaaaataccgaaattagctagctgggcatggcagcgtgcacctctagtcccagctattcaggaggccgaggaacaagaatcacttgaacctaggaggcagaggttgcagttagccaaaatcatgccactgcactccagcctgggcaacagagcgagactctgtctctaagtaaataaataaataaataaaaactgaagtcTCATCCATCTTTTGCTCATATCAGTATTTCTCAAAACTATAGGAAGAATGGCTTattattaaagatattttcaacttttggCAAAAATCTTAATTTAAGTGTGCTGTACCCCTTTCATTTGCCTCTTTAGATCTCCTCTCTGCCCTCCTGCACCTTGCTTTCTGCACTGGGAAGCTGACTTGGATGAAGCGCCTCAATAGACTCCTTGCTCTGTGCCAGTTAGGTTCAGGCAATGAAGAAGCCCCAACAGTAGGGAAGAAGAAGAACAGACAGTGAGTGATGTCCGGGTATTTATTCCCCTGGCTTCtttcagagaaggaaataacCTTCTTCTGGAAGTATCCCTCTACCAAAAGTTACGCTCCTCTCAAGTTGGCCTTCTCTAGaaattttctccttttcagtTTCAGAAACTGCTCCTCCCCCTTATACATTCAGGCCTAGGGATGGTAACAACCAGTATGCTACTGGTCAGAGGTTACTGTACCTTGTAATTCTCCTACAGCCTGGTCATATCTTTGTATATAATCCCTTAAGCTAATTTGggtgtgccatctgtttcctgtaTGACCCTGAtacatttgtcttatttttgagGGAGGTTTATGGGAGCATTactgtctataaaaataaaatttgaaaaactggACATTATATAAAGCAGCACTTGGAGAGTATATAGTTATGAAACACTAGAGTGTTTTTCCAAAGCAAGATGACCCATTTATCTAGCAAACTTGAAACACTTCAAAAATTCTAAGCCAGTAAAACCAATTTCTCTTTTAACTAAAAATTTCAGCGATATAGCCTGATCCTACTTGTTCTCACTCCCTGTACTTACTGTACTTAGGACATTTCCTTTGATCCCTTACCATCAGATACTTTACCAGGTCTGATTAGTAATTAGTCTTTCTATAATTCTTGTACAAATACAGACACCTATGCTCACTATTCCTGAATGTAGTAAATATTATACCCCAATACCATGAGTACCAggtatcttctatttctttgttatgttttgttttttaaattagaggATCTTATTCtactaaaagaaacaaaacatcatTCTTTCTGATTTCCCAATTCTGATCTCCATAAAATGAGCCTTATTGTGAGTGTGAGTCTGTGGACTGGGGTAAAGAAGAACTCAGCCATTATATGCCAATCAAGTAGATCTTTAGGCACAGTTCCTGTCACATGTGACTCTAAAGAAGAATCAAACCAAATAACAGAAAGGGCAAAAGGCAACAATTTCTATGGGGGAAAGATCAAAAGACTAGAGAAAATTACTTTTCAGAACAAAGCCTTAGTcactcaaaaagacaaaaagaagtggaatggaaaaggaagcaGAAGCTAAAACTTCAGCAAGTAAACAtcagaaaaaatgtataaatattatatcaGTGTATATATCAGTGTAACAAATAGCTTCTCCATATTGTTTGCTCCCTTGATAGAGAGAAGTGAGGGGCAAAAACTTACCAAATTCAATAAAGGAATAGGGTCGGGACACAGTGGGCACCTTCTTTCCATGCTGTTCATCAAATTCTGAGTGCAAATCTTCTAGGTAGGCAAAAGCCAACTTCTTAGGGAAGGCAGCTTCACATAAAACCAAATAACACACCCCCTGCTCAATAATGTAGCTGGTGAGACATAAAAAGCAAGACAAAGTTGTCTGTAAAGTAATAGCACTGACAACAGTTTAAAGCAGAATCTCTGTACCAtgcaaacttttttaaaaatctagcctGAATACTTTGAGGCTGGCTAAACGAGAGTCAATTTAAAACCGCAAATCCTTGGAATCAGAAAGCAAACATCTTCCCATTATTagatgtatattcttttttttttcttttttttttttgagatggagtctcgctctgtcccccgggctggagtgcagtggcattatctcggctcactgcaacctccgcctcccgggttcaagccattctcctgcctcagcctcccgagcagctgggactacaggcgtgcgccactatgcccagctaatttttgtatttttagtagagacggggtttcaccacgttggttggccaggatggtcttgatatcttgacctcgtgatccacccgcctcagcctcccaaagtgctgtgattacaggcgtgagccactgcacccagcctattagcCGTATATTCTAAAAGGAGTATTTagacatatttattataatttttcatccattagattctctcttttttttttttttttttttttttttttgagacagggctcttTCCATCACCCagattacccaggctggaatgcagtggcatgatctcagttacagcaatctccgcctcccaggttcaggtgattctcacgcctcagcttcacaaatagctgggattacagacacccaccaccacacccagctaatttttgtatttttagtagagatggggtttcaccattttggccaggctggtctgaaactcatgACCTCAATCGATCCACCCaattcagtctcccaaagtgctgagattacaggtgtaagccactggaCCCAGCCCATTACAGAATTCTTCAActaacattttaaacttttattttagcttgaGGATGTatatgtgcgggtttgttacctgggtatattgcataatgccgaggtttggggtacaaacaATCCCGTCACCCAAGTACTAAGCATACTACCtaatagtttttcaacccctgccccctccttccctcctcttctagTAAGTCCTCAGtatatttatgtccatgagtgCCCAATGTTTAGCTTATAAACTTATGAGAATatacagtatttagttttctgttcctgcattaattcacttaggtaatgacttccagctccatccatgttgctacaaaggacatgatttcatttctttttatgactgcatagtattccatactgaatatatactacattttctttatccaatccaccactaaCATGTACCTAGGTtgatatctttgctattgtgaatggtgctgcaatgaatatgcaAGTGCATGATTTTTGGTAGAAAGATTTGTTTCCTTTTGGATATAAACCCATTAATGGgtttgctgggtctaatggtagttctgttttaagttctttgaaaaatctctaaactgctttccacagtggctgaatttacattcccacgaacagtgtataagtaattcctttttctccacagcctcatcagcatctgttgttttttgactttttaataatagccctgtgactgttgtgagatggtatcttattgtggttttgatttgcatttctccaataatTAGTGATGTGCATTTTTTCATTAGTTTGCTAGCCTCTAGtatgttttgagaaatatctgctcatgtcttttgtccattttttaaatggggttatttgttttttgcttaataCTTAAgactttttcttgaaaaattcaGAGTTGTGACTCCATCCACCCTTTGATTCTATATGGTAAACTAGCATACACATATTTAAACTCTTTCCAGCCACAAAGGAAAACACTGTAACTGGAAATTTCTGTGGATAGAAATGTAAGGTTAATGACATAATGTTTACTGGGTACAAGACTAATAAGACTCCTTAATTTACAGTCCAGGAGAACTCTGTAATCAACTGGAAACTTTTCAACAATGGAACTGACTTTCTTTTGTGATGATGAGCGCCCATGCACTCTGGAAGGGGCTATATGATTACACATCTgagaaattcttagaaaaatgtTAGGCTACTAAGTGGTTTTCCAACTTCTTTTTAGCcatagtatacacacacacacatgcaaatatatatatttttatatggaatatgtatatataacaagcAAAACTTATATTCAGAAGGCCAATGTATATATCAGATAAAATCAGAGGTTCTTTAGTTTAAGTaggagtttgcaaatattttctcccattgtgcaagttgtctcttcactgtgttgtttcctttgctgtgcagaagcttttagtttaatacagtcccatttgtctactttcttttctgttgcctgtgctttgaagTCTTTgccataaagtctttgcccaggttcatgtcctgaagcatttcccctatgttttcttctagtagttttatagcttAGGGTCTtatgcttaagtctttaatctactttaagttgatttttgtatatgatgagatagggatctagtttcattcatcTGATgaggaactaatatccagaacatacgaggaactcaaacaactcaacagcgaaaccaaaaataattcaattaaaaagtaggcaaggaACAGaattgacatttctcaaaagacatgcGAATggccaagtatatgaaaaaatgctcaacatcactaatcttcaggtaaatgtaaataaaaaccacaacgACATATtatttcaccccagttaaaatgtctattaaaaagacaaaagtcaATAAATGCTGttgaggatgaagagaaaagagaacttttatacactatggaaaacagtatggaggtttctcaaaaaactaaaaacagaactaccacacaatctagcaatcccactgctgggtatttctccaaaggaaaaaaactcaTTATGTTAAAAACTTATCTGTACCCCCATGTTTACGGCAGCACCATTCATAATATCTATGGATAGATAATCAAGAGAAATGTCCATCAAGAGAATAAtggattttaaaagtgttttttacacacacacacacacacacacacacaccatggaatactattcagccataaaaaagaatgaatttctaTCAttagcagcaacatggataaatctggaggacattacgtTAAATAAAATCAGTcatgcacagaaagataaatatggcatgttctcattcatatgtaggagccaaaaaaaatttttgagctcatggaagtagagagtagaattgtgggTATTAGAAGTAGGGAAAGGTAGAGAGAAGGGGAGGATGGGCAGAGGCAAGTTAATGGATAAAAAATTACAACTGGATAGGAAGAATGAGTTCTGGTGTTCTGCAGAACTGTAGGGTGAATATGGCTAGCTATAACTTACCACGTATTTTCAAAAAGCTAcaagattttgaatgttcacaacacaaagaaatgataaatgtttgaggtgatgaatatgctaattactctgatttgattacacattgtatacatgtattgaaatatcactctgtatcccataaatatgtataattattacatgtcaactgaaaataaaaggaaaaaatttaaaacataaggaGGAGTTTAGGGGCCCAAAGCATTATATATACTCCCATCCTTGCCCTTTCTATGTGGCTCCTGAGGCATCCTAGGGCTCCATAAAGGATAAAGACTATTATATGATCTCTCAGGCcccttaaaataatattaataatacagcTGTCTTATTCCTTGCTTGGGCACCTGAGTTAACTGGTCTCTTTGCTTTTAGTCTACACCATCTTCTATACCATCAGTTTTATTCCCAGAGACTACAGATGACCATATTACCCTGCTTACAAACTCTAAGGGTTCCCTAATAcctacaaaataaaatcatactcCATGGTATTATATTTACAGCCTTTCAAAACAAGTGTAAGCAACATTctatcatatattttaataaaccaAATGGCGGACTGTTTTCCAACATGCTAGGTTCTTTACATATTTGTGGACTTCTGCTTATATTGTTTTTTCTAACCGTTAATGCTCTTTTAAATACCTGGAGAAATCCTGTTCATTTTCATATGTTCAATTCTACCATAATtttttctgtgaaacttctttataTATACTCCCCTCCTCTGTCCCGTTTCTTCAAACTTATCCCCTACAAATGGGAAtttgttccttccttctctctgttcccaaaacatttcatttaaatcTAATTTACAACATCTTTTCAATTAAGATATTATAGTATATTTGTTTGAGTATATGTCTCTCTCTGTACTAACAGAACAGTGTTAAAAGGTATGGACATTAAATGCAGGACTCAATATAAGGTCTGGCAAAGAATAAACCCTTAATAGCTCTTGGATGGAAATAAAGGATGATACGAGATTATGAATGTCCTAAAggaatcaggcagaagaaaatctctTCTCAATTCCATGAGAACTTTCCTAGGTCTTGGTTCTCTAAACCATGGTGAAAATGAGGATACTAGATATTAAGTGAGTGACTATTTTTGGTGTTGAAAATTAGACTTctagaaaatatttcagatattataaaaattaatacatcATAAAACATAATGTCCAACATTTTCTTAGCCAATTGCctagggttttatttttgttttgatgtaCTTTTTACTTGTCTTTTATAGGtagagaatttttgttttgttttttaaaagtaaacatagCAGCTTCCTCCCTGGCCTAAGTTATCTTACTATCTAAGTCCCTAAAATAGCAAAGATTATTTAACTAATCcgtttttattttcctctgatgCTCTTgtactcttttcctttttaatccttCCTATTTTGTCAGCTTCAAACTTGGCATGTATTAAACATTAAATACCAATTATTTGTAGATAATTTAAAATCCAATAATGTTCCTTTGAGTCCTCTATCAGTTGTATCATTTATAACCACTGATTAAGATGCTcttatcttttataattttcttttttcaaaataataataactaataattatTGACTCTTCCCATGTGTGTCAGACAAGATGCTAAGTAATACACACAGAGTCCCTCACAATCCTCTCAAACCTCCTATGTTTATTTTCACTACTTtatagaggaaactgaggcttagagaagttatgTAAGCTGCTCAAAGTTACACTGTTAGGAAATGTTTGAGCAAGGGTACTAACCTACACATATCTGGCTCCAAGACAGTCCTAAAGCAAGAAGTTATCTATTATTGCATGATAGGCACAGCATAGACACATGTTAACAGGTTAAATTACTGTAAGCATGCTGAAAAAACCAACAAGATGTCCATTTTGTAGAATTAGAGCCAGAGAAGTTGCTCCTCCCAAAAGACAACATTTTAAAGtaatctttactttttaaaaattattattttttatcaggCATTCTGTTACTGTATTTCACACTTAAATGATCATAAAGAAATCAAGATTACACTCACTGAAAAGTCATGGCTCCTGCTTCCAAGGTACATCTGGTAGGGGACTGTTCATTCAACTTTCGAAAGAGTTACTTAGCCTGACTCTGATACTGTTGAAGGTCCCGGCCAGACTGAAAGAAGACATCTTCATTTAAGAATTTTCCACAAAATGCTGTATCAATTAGTGAGAAGCACCAGATTATGAGGACACTCTGAATGAGGTCCTTCATTTACAGGTAAGTAAGATTCATTTTAACAGAGGAAAGACAACCTACTTTCAGAGTACAGAGGAAGACCTAACCCCTACTTCTTCAAGATGATTGCATTAGTTATTCGCTAAGAAGCAAAAGCATATACCTCAAATACACTTAAGCACACTTAACTTTCAATCCAGTGTTCTTTCCACTATTAGGACAGTACTGTCCTCCTAACCCATTTCATTTGCAGTTATTGGCACAGAACTACACAGCATGTGCTATACTCAGGGGAATATCCTAGGAACAAGATTGgtgaatttcatttttatgttggaATATCCAGCAGAACCTTCCACAAGTGTTACAGTTTTTAGCATTTAAACAAAACTAAATGTGTGTACTAGTGACTGCAAATTATTATGAACACTTTGACTGCAATTACATAAAAATGACCAAGGGTAGAGACAAAGATTAGGATGTCAGATACCCTTTACTGAATAAATCTATTTGGTTCCCAAGTTTGGACAGCAAAAGTTTGAATA is a window encoding:
- the LOC101129940 gene encoding vesicle-trafficking protein SEC22b produces the protein MTFHYIIEQGVCYLVLCEAAFPKKLAFAYLEDLHSEFDEQHGKKVPTVSRPYSFIEFDTFTQKTKKLYIDSRARRNLGSINTELQDVQRIMVANIEEVLQRGEALSALDSKANNLSSLSKKYCQDAKYLNMCSTYAKLAAVAVFFIMLIVYVRFWWL